GCCCGCCGGTCAGCAACGCGCGCTTGCCGGTGAGATCGGTGCGGGCATCGCGGTGGGCGTGGTTGATCGCCGCACAGGCCGGGCAGAGCTGGTGGTAGAAGGCGTCGACCTGCGTGTAGTCCTGCTTGCAGATGTAGCAGGGCCGCGGCCGGATGAACACCCCGGCCACCGCACCAGCGGCGTTGGAGACCAGCGGGATGCCCTCGGTCTCGTCGTCGATCCGCTGCGGCGAGCCGGTCGCGGTCGCGGCCACGACGGCCTTGTCGGCTGCGCTGATCGCATCCCGCCGCTGGGCCCGACGCGCGTTCTTGACCTGCTTGAAGATCCGCGCCGTAGCCCGCCGCACGGCCACCGCGTCGGGGTGCTCGGGCGGGAGGTCCTCGGCCTGACCGATCACCTTCAAGGCCAGAGCCAGCTCGGCGGGATCGATCCGAGCGGCGTCGCGGGTCGATCCGTCACCGACCGGGGCGCCTTCGGGCCGGTCGGATGCAGGCAGATCGGACGCAGACAGGCCGGATGCGGGCAGGTCGGACCAGGACAGGCCGGACGAGGACAGGTCGGACGAGGACAGGCCGGACGAGGACAGGCCGGACGAGGACAGGCCGGACGAGGACAGGCCGGACGAGGGCAGGTCGGATGCAGTCAGGGCGGGCACCGCCGGGTCGAGCATTTCGGTCACCCGTCAACGATAGGCACCTTGCGCGGCCACGCCGACCAAGATCCGCGCTACCCCGGCTCAGTTCCTGACCGTGACCCCTCGGCCGGCTCGACGAACTGGGGCGATGGACCACTCGTCATACCGGGTGCGCACTCGTCATACCGCGGGGGCGATGACGAGTGCCAGCGAGTATTACGAGTGGTCCCGGGCCGCACACACCCGCGCCGCACACACCCCGCGCCGCACACACGCCCGCGCCGCACACACACCCGGGTCCCGGATTCCACCACCGCGAAAGCCACCGCAGCCAATGGCAGATCCGAGTTCCCACCCACGGCCACCCCGAAATGACGAACGCGCAATTCACGCGCGCCGGAGTAGATCCGCGCTCTCCAAAATCCGTTGGCGCGCACCGTTGGCCGCGATGCTCAGCATGGCTCGGGCCAGCTCGTCACTGCCGATGACGTACTTGGCGGCGACGCGCCGGAGCACCGGATACAGGCTTCCCGTCACGCGATACATATTGCGGTACAAGCGATTCTTGCTCTGCACGCCATAGCGAGGCTGGATGTAGCCGGGCCGCAGCGCGTATCCGTCGAACGGCAGCGACAGCACCGCATTCTCGGTCTCGCCCTTGACCCGCGCCCACATCAGGCGGCCGTGCTCGGTCGAATCCGTACCGGCCCCGGAGATGTACAGGAAGCGCATGGTCGGGTTGCGGTCGGCGAGTTCGCGGGCGGCCGCCATCGTCGTGAAGTAGGTGACCCGGCGATACGCCGGCTCGCTCATCCCCGCCGCCGACACCCCCAGACAGAAGAAGCACGCGTCGTAGCCGGCGAGTTCCGGGCCGATCGAAGTGAAATCCAGGAAGTCGTCGTGCACGATTTGGATGACCTTGTCGTACGCGGCCGGCACCGGTGACCGGCCGATCACCAGGATGGCGGTGACCTGGGGGTCGATCAGGCATTCGCGCAGCACCGACTGCCCGACCATGCCGGTGGCCCCGAAGATGATCACCCTCATCATGTGTGGTTCCCGTCCCGCTCGATCCGACCCGCCGCCCCGGCATCCTGAGGGTAGGACACCGGCTCCCCGACCGGCCGTCGATGTCGGGAGGGCCGTCCGACCTGGCATCATCGACGATCATGTTCCGCATCGCGTTCTACCAGCCCTGCATTCCCGGCAACACCGGCAACGCGATCCGCACCTCCGCCGCCACCGGCACCGAACTGCACCTGATCGAACCACTCGGCTTCGACCTGTCCGACAGCAAGCTGCGGCGGGCCGGACTCGACTATCACGACCTCGCCTCGGTGACGGTGTTCCCGAACCTCGATGCGGCCTTCGACGCCTGGTCCGGCGCCCGAGTGTTCGCCTTCACCACCCACGCCGAACAGAATTACGCGGACGTCGCGTACCAGCCCGGGGACGTCCTGCTCTTCGGCCCGGAGCCCACCGGCCTGCCGGCCGAGGTTCTGCAGGACGCGCGGATCACGGCGCAACTCCGGATCCCGATGATCGCCGGCCGACGGTCGCTGAACCTGTCCAACGCGGCATCGATCGCGGCCTACGAAGCCTGGCGCCAGCACGGTTTCGCCAGCCCGTCTCCCTGAGTGACCAGGTCCCCTCAGCCACCCCGCCACCCCGAGGGGACCAGGTCCCCTCAGCCACCCCGTCCCCGTGAACGACCATGTCCCCGCAGCCACCCCGTCCCGCTGAGCTACTCCACGTCCCGCACAGGCACCCCGTCCAGGTCCGGCCCGCCGGGGCCGAGGACAATGCGGAGATGACCTCCCTGCGCATCCTCGTGGTCGGAGCGGGCGCCACCGGCGGCTACTTCGGCGGCCGATTGGCCCAGGCCGGCCGCAACGTCACCTTCCTCGTGCGTCCTGGTCGTGCGGAACAGCTGCGACGAGAGGGCCTGCAGATCGTCAGCGAGCACGGCAACGCCACCCTGAACCCCCAGATCGTCTCGGCCCCGGAACTCTCGACCACGTACGACCTCGTCCTGCTGTCCGTGAAGGCCTACGGGCTCGAAGCAGCAATGAGCGACTTTGCTCCGGCGGTCAGCCCGACGACGCTGATCGTTCCGATGCTGAACGGGATTCGCCACATCGATCTGCTCACCGGGCGGTTCGGCTGGGCGGCCGTGCTCGGCGGGGTCTGCGTGGTGTCGGCGACCCTCGATCCGGCCGGCCGCGTGATGCAGCTGGCCGGCATGCAGGAATTGACCTACGGCCCATTGGACCCGACCGCCCCGCCGACCGGACTGCCCCTGGTCGACGCGGCCTTGTCCGGGGCCGGATTCGAGGCGAAGCGGACCGACGCCATCCTGCCCGCCATGTGGCAGAAGTGGATCATGCTGTCCTCCGTCGGCGCCATGAACAGTCTGATGCGCGGCACCGTCGGTGAGATCGTCGCCGCTCCGGGCGGTGTCGAGTTCGCCGATGCGCTCCTGGCCGAGACGTCGGCCGTCGCCTCCGCCGCCGGATATCCCCTGCGGGACGCCGGGCGCGAATACATCCGCCACCTCATGACGACCCCGGGCTCGACGTTCACGACGTCGATGTACCGCGACCTGCTGGACGGCCGGCCCGTTGAGGTCGACGCCATCGTCGGAGATCTGGTCGAGCGCGGCCGTCAACTCGGTGTCCCGACCCCGCTGATGGGCCTGGCGCTGACCAACCTGTCCGTCCATCAGGCGCGCGCCTCGGCCGCCGGGTAACACCCGGCGACGACATCACACCGGGCCCGGACAAACTGCACCAATCCGCGGCCCGATGCTCCGCGAATGACCGGTAAGACTGGTTCGTTGCATTCACAGCGGACGTGCTCACACGCAGCCGGTCGGCCGATGAAGGAGTCCTTTCCATGTCTTTGCTCGCCCCGACGAGAACCCGTACCCAGGTCAGCCCGCAGCCCTCGGCGGGCGTCTGGCCGGGACTGCACGATGTCTCGAAATCCCCGATCCACGCCGCCATCGCGAAGCGGCTGACCCGCGCTGCGGTGAAGCATCTGCCGATCACCATGCAGTTCCCGGACGGCACGCGATGGGGCGCCGGCGGCCCGGTTCTGCAGATCGTCAAGCCGACCTCGTTCTTCCGGCGCCTGGGCACGGAGGGCCTGATCGGTTTCGGCGAAGCCTGGATGACCGGCGAGATCACCACCGGCGGGTTCGACGTCTCCCGGCCGGCCGCCGGCTACACCGCGCGCGAGGTCAACTCGGCGACCGACGAATTGGCGGCGGTGCTCACCGTGATGGCCAAGCGGATGTCCGTGCTGATTCCGGGACCGCTGCAGAAGCTACGCCGGGCCTGGCAGAGCCGGACGCCCGAGGAAGAGGAGAACACCCTCACCGGTTCCAAGGAGAACATCCACCGCCACTACGACCTGTCGAACGACCTGTTCGCCCACTTCCTGGACGAGACGATGATGTACTCCTCAGCCTGGTACGAGTTCGGCGAGGATCCGGCCGCTGATCTCACCAAGGCCCAGATCCGCAAGATCGACGGCATCCTCGACCTGGCCCGCGTGAAGCCGGACACCCACCTCCTGGAGATCGGATCCGGCTGGGGGGCGCTGGCCATCCGGGCCGCGGCCCAGCGGGGCGTGCGCGTCACGACATTGACCCTGTCGGAGGAGCAGAAGGCCTTGGCCGACCGGCGGATAGAGGCGGCCGGCCTGTCCCATCTGATCGAAGTGCGCCTGGAGGACTACCGCGCGCACGCCGCGACCCACGTCGGCCAGTACGACGCCGTGGTCAGCGTGGAGATGATCGAGGCGGTCGGCGAGAAGTACTGGCCGGACTACTTCGCCTCCATCGACCGGCTGTTGGTGCCCGGCGGTCGTCTCGGTCTGCAGGCCATCACGATGGGACACGATCGCCTGCTGGAGACCCGCAACGGCTACACCTGGGTGCACAAGTACGTGTTCCCCGGAGGCATCCTGCCGTCCCTGAAGGCCATCGACGACGTGCTGGCCGCCTCCACCTCCATGCGGGTGCAGGAGAGCCGCCGCCTCGGCCTGTCGTACGTCCCCACCCTGGAGCAGTGGCGTCATCGTTTCAACTCCGACCTGACGAAGGTGGCTGAACTCGGTTTCGACGACACCTTCGTCCGGATGTGGAACTTCTATCTGGCCTACTCCCAGGCCGGGTTCGACGCCGAGTATCTGGACGACTGGCAGCTGGGGATCGGGCGTCCGTAACGATAGGTCCGGGCCGCCGAACGAGTGAAATCGGCTGAACTTCGGCCTCTGCTCCGTCACGGTCGGTTCAAGTTCGCGAGCCCCGGGCGCCACTATCGGGAATGATCGTGGTGCACGGGTGAGTGTTCCGATCCGGAGAGGGGTGCTGCGGCATGTCAGACCGGGCCCATCCCCATCGTTCACCGGAGTTGCAGGCCCTCCTCGACGAGGTCGAACAGGCCATGGCCCGGGAAGCCGCGGCCCCGGGTGCAGCCGACCGACCAGCCGACCCGCCATCGACCACGGAACCGCCATCGGCCGAACCCACCTCGACCGGCGGCTCACCCGACGCCGGTGCGGGCCTCGCTCCGACCGGCACCACCGAGCCGGTCGCGTTGCCGACCCGATCCGCCCGTCGTTCCCGTCGGGCCCTGCTGCTGGCCGGCAGCGCGGCCGCCGCCGTGGTGGCCATCGTGGCGGTCAGCGATCGCGGGACACCGGGGGACAACCACCCCGCCACCGTGCCGAAGCCCGGGGTCGGGGTCGCGGTGATCGGCTCAACCGGCCCCGACGGACGTACCACCAGGGTCACCACGACGGCGCCGACGACGACCAGCGGCAACCGATTGATCGTCTTGGTGACCGGGGCCGACGGAAGCACCAGCACTGTCCCGGCCCTGACCTCGGCACCGTCGACGCATTCCCCCACCCCGGGTGGGCACGTCTCCTCGACTCCCGGGACGCCGGTCAGCCGCAACGGTCATCGCCCATCGATCACCGTGCAGCACCGTTCCGTCCCGCCCACACCGGACGGGACAACCGCCGGCACCGGCAGGTCCGGGCCCGCGGGCGCGGTCACGGGGACGATCATGAGCAGGACGGCGGGGTCGACCGGGAGTCTGCGCCCGGGGTCACCACCAGCGGGCACGAGAACGGTGCCCGGCGGACCGACCCGCTCAGCGACGACCACCCCGACCACCCCGACCGTCAGCGGGCCGACGCTCACCACCGAGCCGACGCTCACCACCGGGTCCGAAACCGCACCGAGCAGCGATCCGAGCGTGTCGAGCGACACGACCACCGCTCCGACGTCCGACCCCGGCGCCGTGACCGATGAGCCGGCCACGACCACCACTGACGCGACCCGCGCGCAGCCGACGTGCGTCGGTCTCAGTCTGCCGGTGGTCGGCGACCTACCCCAGCCGCTGGGGTGTCGCGGACACCGTCACCGGCACTGACCCACTGGCCTGCAGCGGCGGACCGACGACCCGACGACCGACCAGGCGTGGAAGGGATCAGACGGTGGCGGCCTCGCCGACCCAGTGGGCCGGACGCCCCAGCGGCACCAGGCTGAATCCGGCGACGGCCGCCGTCGCGGTGTCGATCACGTTGCGGCCGTCGACGATGATGCGACCGGCCATGACGCCCGCCGTCTTCACCAGATCGAGCTGGGCGAAGATGGGCCACTCGGTGAGAACCACGAGAACTGCGGCGTCGACGGCCGCGGTGTAGGCATCGGGGGCCACCACGACGTCCGGACGGTCCTTGCCGGCCACCAGATCCTTGGTGATCGCCGGGTCGTATCCGTGCAGGACCGCACCTTCGGCGGCCAGACGCCGCGCGACGGCCAGGGCCGGCGAGTCCCGCAGATCATCGGTGCCGGCCTTGAACGTCAGGCCCCACAAGGCGATCTTGACGCCGGCCAGCGAGCCGCCGGCCGCGGCCCGGATCTTGTCGGCCACCCGGTCCTGGGCATCGTCGTTGGACGTGTAGGTCGCCTCCAGCAGGGGGAACGACACATGGTGGTCGGCCGCGATGGTGGCCAGCGCCCTGGTGTCCTTCGGGAAGCAGGATCCGCCCCAGCCCGGTCCGGTCTTGAGGAACTTCGGCCCGATCCGCTCGTCGTACCCCATCCCGTTGGCGATCTCGGCCACGTCGGCGCCGACCGTCTCGGCCAATGCGCCGATGGAGTTGATGAACGACAGCTTCATGGCCAGGAAGGCGTTCGCGGCGTATTTGATCAGCTCGGAGGACTCCGGCGACGTGACGACGGCCGGAGCGCGGAGCGGCGCGTACAGCTCGGCCACGGCTACGGCGGCCGAGCGATCGGTCGACCCGACCACGATCCGGTCGGGATTCATGAAATTGCGGACCGCCGTCCCTTCCTGCAGGAACTCCGGGTTGGACACCACGGCGACGTCGGGCCGGTTGACCGTCGTCGTGATGTCCTGGGCCGTCCCCACCGGCACCGTCGACTTGGTGACGAGGATGGCGCCGGCATCGAGGATGGGGCCGATCTCGGCCACCACGTCATGCACGATCCGCAGATCGGCGCGGCCGTCGCCGCCGTCCGGGGTGGGCAGGCACAGGAAGATGTACTTGGCGCCGGCCGCGGCGGCCGCCGCGCCGTGGATGAAGGTCAGATTGCCCGACGCCAGGCCCTCCTGCACCAGTTCGTCCAGGCCGGGTTCGAGGATCGGCACCTCGCCGCGCGACATGGCGGCGACCTTGGTCGCATCGACGTCGCCGCAGACCACCTGGTGGCCGAGGCTGGCCAGGCAGGCGCCCGACGTCAAGCCGACGTAGCCGGTCCCGATCACTGCGATGCGGCCGTCAGCCATAGATGCTCCTCGGTGCTCAAGATTGTGGTGCGAGGTACCGCCCCGCAATCACCACGACCGTGGAATCGTACGCTAATCGCTATGCCCAACCCTGATCTGCGAAGACTCGGCAACTCCGGCCTTGCGGTGTCGGCCACCGGCCTCGGCTGCAACAATCTGGGTCGAACCGGCACGGTGACGGCCGACCTCGGCCCGTCCCGGGCGGTGGTCGACGCCGCGATCGACGCCGGCATCACGCTGTTCGACGTGGCCGACATCTACGGCGCCGAACCGGGCGTGAGCGAAGCGATCCTCGGCATCGCGCTGGGCAAACGCCGGGACCGGGTCGTGCTGGCCACCAAGTTCGGGATGGACGCCAAGGGCGCCAACGGCCCCGACGACGGCGCGCGCGGCTCCCGGCGGTACATCAAGCAAGCCGTCGAGGCATCGCTGCGCCGGTTGAAGACCGATTGGATCGACCTGTACCAGTTGCACCAGCCGGACCCGCTGACCCCGCTGGAGGAAACCCTGTCTGCGCTCGACGATCTCGTTCGTTCGGGCCAGGTGAGATACATCGGGCACTCCAACTTCGCCGCCTGGCAGCTGGCCGACGCCGCCGCTCTGGCCCGGGCGGCCCATTCCACACCCTTTATCAGTGCGCAGAACGAATATTCACTCCTTCGGCGAGAAATCGAGCCGGAATTGATTCCGGCCGCGGCGCATTTCGGTGTCGGGATTCTCCCTTTCTTTCCGTTGGCCAACGGGTTGCTCACCGGGAAGTTCCGGAAGGCGGAACAAGCACCCCCCGGAACTCGGCTCACGGATCTGAAGCCGCACCTGCTGGACGAGGCACCGTGGGCCGCCGTGGAGCAACTGGCCGACTTCGCCGCTCACCGTGACCTCAGCATGGTGGAGGTGGCCTTCGGGTGGCTGCTCGCGCAGCCGATGGTGTCGTCGGTCATCGCCGGAGCGACCAGACCGGAGCAGGTGGTGGCCAACGCCGCCGCCGCGAACCGATGGACCCCCACCCCGTCGGACCTGGCCGAGATCGACACGATCTTCCCGCCGGGCGGCACGCCCGGCCGGCCGTAGTCGCCCTGGACCCGGGGGCCCGGCGCGGGGTTGCCACTTTCGTCCGGTTCGACATCGTGACGTACTCTCAGGGCTCCAGTCGGCGTGGCATCACGTCGTTCATGGCTGCGCATGGTAGGGGGAACGATGTCGGTGCCGGTGGCTGCAAAGAGGCGACGGGTGGTGACCGGACGCACTGTCCCCGGCTCCGGCCGCGGCCTGCTCACCCTGTTGATGGTGGTTGCACTGACTCTGGCCGCCGCCGTGTCGGCCCCCGCATCATCGGCCGCCACCACGACCGTCAGCCCGATCGGCGGGGCCGCCCCCTTCGGGGCGACCTCCCTACGGTACGGCCATCACCTGGCCGCCGGCGGCCAGCTGGCATCGCCCAATCGGTTCGTCACTATGCGGATGCAGACCAATGGACAACTCACCGTCTGGGCCGGTGGCCGGCAGTACTGGACGTCCGGCACCAGCGGCCAGGGCAACTACGCCCAGGTCGAGAGGAACGGCTACCTGCAGATCCACAACCGGGTCGGCCGGGTGTTGTGGAGTTCGCACACGGCCGGCACCGGGAACGTGCTCTACGTCCTGAACAGCGGAAACGTCGTCATCCAGACGTCGGCCCGGAGGGTCGCCTGGCAGACGTCGACACGGGCCTCGGAACTGGACGCCGCCCAGACCCTCAGTTCCGGCCAAGCCCTGTTCGGACCAGGCGGTGAGCAACTGATCATGGGATCGGACGGCAACCTCGTCCTGCACCGGGGCAGCCCGATTGTCTGGAGCACCGGCACCGCTGGTCATCGAGGAGCCCGCCTGGTACTGACGAAGACCGGCAACCTCGTGCTCTACAGCACCACCAACCGTGTGCTGTGGACCAGCGGAACGGGCAACATCGGGGCCAGGGCCCGGCTGGTGCTCCGATCCGACGGTCATCTGGTCTTCCAGTCGGCGGCCGGTGTCGTGCGGTGGGATCCGTTCGCCAAGCCGGCCCCGCTGACCGCGGCCGACTACGCGAGCCGGCTATTGGCCATGTGGGGCGGCAAGGTCACCGGACTGCCCGGAGCCAAGAGCGATCTACTGGCGACCAGCCGCGGCCAGACCATCCGCAACAGTGACTCGTGCGGCAACACCGTCCGGGTG
This window of the Nakamurella panacisegetis genome carries:
- a CDS encoding tRNA (cytidine(34)-2'-O)-methyltransferase — protein: MFRIAFYQPCIPGNTGNAIRTSAATGTELHLIEPLGFDLSDSKLRRAGLDYHDLASVTVFPNLDAAFDAWSGARVFAFTTHAEQNYADVAYQPGDVLLFGPEPTGLPAEVLQDARITAQLRIPMIAGRRSLNLSNAASIAAYEAWRQHGFASPSP
- a CDS encoding SAM-dependent methyltransferase, which gives rise to MSLLAPTRTRTQVSPQPSAGVWPGLHDVSKSPIHAAIAKRLTRAAVKHLPITMQFPDGTRWGAGGPVLQIVKPTSFFRRLGTEGLIGFGEAWMTGEITTGGFDVSRPAAGYTAREVNSATDELAAVLTVMAKRMSVLIPGPLQKLRRAWQSRTPEEEENTLTGSKENIHRHYDLSNDLFAHFLDETMMYSSAWYEFGEDPAADLTKAQIRKIDGILDLARVKPDTHLLEIGSGWGALAIRAAAQRGVRVTTLTLSEEQKALADRRIEAAGLSHLIEVRLEDYRAHAATHVGQYDAVVSVEMIEAVGEKYWPDYFASIDRLLVPGGRLGLQAITMGHDRLLETRNGYTWVHKYVFPGGILPSLKAIDDVLAASTSMRVQESRRLGLSYVPTLEQWRHRFNSDLTKVAELGFDDTFVRMWNFYLAYSQAGFDAEYLDDWQLGIGRP
- a CDS encoding ketopantoate reductase family protein, with the translated sequence MTSLRILVVGAGATGGYFGGRLAQAGRNVTFLVRPGRAEQLRREGLQIVSEHGNATLNPQIVSAPELSTTYDLVLLSVKAYGLEAAMSDFAPAVSPTTLIVPMLNGIRHIDLLTGRFGWAAVLGGVCVVSATLDPAGRVMQLAGMQELTYGPLDPTAPPTGLPLVDAALSGAGFEAKRTDAILPAMWQKWIMLSSVGAMNSLMRGTVGEIVAAPGGVEFADALLAETSAVASAAGYPLRDAGREYIRHLMTTPGSTFTTSMYRDLLDGRPVEVDAIVGDLVERGRQLGVPTPLMGLALTNLSVHQARASAAG
- a CDS encoding UDP-glucose dehydrogenase family protein, with amino-acid sequence MADGRIAVIGTGYVGLTSGACLASLGHQVVCGDVDATKVAAMSRGEVPILEPGLDELVQEGLASGNLTFIHGAAAAAAGAKYIFLCLPTPDGGDGRADLRIVHDVVAEIGPILDAGAILVTKSTVPVGTAQDITTTVNRPDVAVVSNPEFLQEGTAVRNFMNPDRIVVGSTDRSAAVAVAELYAPLRAPAVVTSPESSELIKYAANAFLAMKLSFINSIGALAETVGADVAEIANGMGYDERIGPKFLKTGPGWGGSCFPKDTRALATIAADHHVSFPLLEATYTSNDDAQDRVADKIRAAAGGSLAGVKIALWGLTFKAGTDDLRDSPALAVARRLAAEGAVLHGYDPAITKDLVAGKDRPDVVVAPDAYTAAVDAAVLVVLTEWPIFAQLDLVKTAGVMAGRIIVDGRNVIDTATAAVAGFSLVPLGRPAHWVGEAATV
- a CDS encoding NAD(P)H-binding protein, translating into MRVIIFGATGMVGQSVLRECLIDPQVTAILVIGRSPVPAAYDKVIQIVHDDFLDFTSIGPELAGYDACFFCLGVSAAGMSEPAYRRVTYFTTMAAARELADRNPTMRFLYISGAGTDSTEHGRLMWARVKGETENAVLSLPFDGYALRPGYIQPRYGVQSKNRLYRNMYRVTGSLYPVLRRVAAKYVIGSDELARAMLSIAANGARQRILESADLLRRA
- a CDS encoding aldo/keto reductase; the protein is MPNPDLRRLGNSGLAVSATGLGCNNLGRTGTVTADLGPSRAVVDAAIDAGITLFDVADIYGAEPGVSEAILGIALGKRRDRVVLATKFGMDAKGANGPDDGARGSRRYIKQAVEASLRRLKTDWIDLYQLHQPDPLTPLEETLSALDDLVRSGQVRYIGHSNFAAWQLADAAALARAAHSTPFISAQNEYSLLRREIEPELIPAAAHFGVGILPFFPLANGLLTGKFRKAEQAPPGTRLTDLKPHLLDEAPWAAVEQLADFAAHRDLSMVEVAFGWLLAQPMVSSVIAGATRPEQVVANAAAANRWTPTPSDLAEIDTIFPPGGTPGRP